The Pungitius pungitius chromosome 14, fPunPun2.1, whole genome shotgun sequence genome contains the following window.
AACCTAGTGGGTTTTTTGCTCATTCACCAATGCTCTGCAGTCTGGAGAGCCAGTGCACTGTGCTGGGGAACTGGTTGTAGAAGCGAGGGCCGGGGCCCCCGATCAGATCCAACAGCACGAACAGATcctggaagaaaagaaacatggaggaggaggggagagggtgcGATGACGGTGAGCTCCCATGAGAAACTCTCTCTACACATCCTGATGATAAGTAAAGACAGGAAGCCAGGTCCCATAATAATCAGACCTCACAGGCTGCTTAGAGGCAACACGCTGACATGCTCCGTGCTATCTCTGCAGGACAGACTAATCACACCTGACCGTCTGTCTGCATGTAtgcattctctcacacacacacaaacacacactcacacacacacacacagttctttaAGGTGCTGTTTTATCTCTGTCTGTCCACACAAGAACATCTACGTAGTCTGAGTACCTCTCTGTTGTTGGAATACAGAAACATATACCAATTAAACTGATGTGTTGTTATTATAGACGCTATAATAAATGATGTGAgatgatgtgtatgtgtgtgggggggcagtACGGTGGCGTACGATGGCGTGCAGTTGGTTTGTGTCCGTGGCTCCGGCGGGATGCGGGGTGACCTCCATCTTCTCGGCCAGGTGGCGAGAGCCATAGAGGGAGTCTGTGGAGGTCCACTGGAAAAGAGCCTCCTCTCCATCGAAGAAGAGCAACTGCAGCGTCAGGTCAGGACTGGTGctctgcatgggggggggggggggttgagacagACACAGTCAGGGCACTTGCAGAGTTTTGCCGCTCTCTAGTGGTTTAGACAGAAACCGCCTGATGTTTTCTTAGGTAGTTATATAGtgaaatattcttttttatgttttttttaacacccccaaaaatatttttctgtaaCAGTAATGGGTCATTAATCAGCTATGATGTTGATTGGGACTCCTCCTCAACGGCGAATCTGTATTCCTTCGGGATTTTCACCAGGACCTCTGTGACGGACAGTTCAGTCTGATGAGCACGTCTCCCTGTCACAGGACCTGTCACAGGACCTGTCACTGTGCCACAGTGCAGACGAGCACGTTAGATCAATACCAAGTGGCTTCCTTGTGAATCAACGCATTTTGCAACATGTGGTTTTTGCCTATAATGTTGTGTATGAGAACGGTTTGTCAGcatatataaattatatgaTATACAATTTAATTTGATcttctttcttattttcttagGAAAAAATAAACCTCTGATTGTCTGAAAATGCATAAGAGGAAAACTGGGAATAGTCCACTGCTTTGTCATTTGTGAACAAATTACAGAAAATGTCTTAAGCTGGAGCTCAATAGTCCAGAACACACGAGGCATTTGTTTTAGGAGAgtacattaaaagaaaataaatgaaactgaCCAtgtgtgactgtttttttttacatcttcagagagacacagacagggaaGATAAGGATGACACCAGCCTTATGCTTTAAATGACTCGTTAGCACCACCTTTTCCCTTCGTGCGGTCGTTTCTCTTGTTTGGCTGTCATGAAGAAACTCGCACCGTGACGTTCGTCCGTCGTTCATCGTGCAATAACCGCTAATGACTGATTCACCACCTCCCCCGAATCAAACGCCCGTTGAACGCAGCCACGGAGGCTCAGAGGCGCATCTACGTCACGTGTCCAGTAACGCATTGGTAAAAATGAACTCTTTGTACAATGCAGACTGAActcgagaagggggggggggggcgccaacCACCTTGTGAGCTTTCAGTTCTTCATCCAGCGCGCGCGCCAGCTCCAGCATCATGGCGCAGGGGACGGCCGAATCCGTGGCGCCTTGGAACTCCCTGCCGTGCCACTGTGGCGGGTAGTACTTGGAGTCGTAGTGACAGGCGAGGACCAGGCGCCGGTCGGCCGTCGAGTTGAGGGTGGCGACTATGTTGGCGAAAGGCAGCTGGCCGTAAGGTGTCTCCGACACAAACGCGTCCTCCGTCACCTCCCAGCCTGCTCCGAGGGAACCCAGGGTGCTTTTGATATGCTGGGaattaacaaaaaatatatatatatgacttgtAAAGAGCATTCATCACGATTTTGACCCGTGTCCATCCACACAGTCAATTATGTGCGTCGCATGTGTTGTGCATTTGAAGGGGATCCAGTTATGTTGTTCTGGAAGTACTGTGAGCTCACCTCCTGCACGGCCTGACTGCCCGCAGAGCCCGGGTACCTGGTGACCAGCAGCGGCCTCAAGTCCCTCTGCCACATGTTCTCCAGGTCAGTGTGGGACAGACCGGCGTGGATCTCGTCTTGTGTCAGAGTGACGGCTCGGTGATGGAGCTGAGCGTAGCCCGGAGG
Protein-coding sequences here:
- the qpct gene encoding glutaminyl-peptide cyclotransferase, whose amino-acid sequence is MICNLAQRRDPVMVRGATSTRTQRIHGASNMRLFYTVTIWATIVHCTAGIPWTQQKLHHRAVTLTQDEIHAGLSHTDLENMWQRDLRPLLVTRYPGSAGSQAVQEHIKSTLGSLGAGWEVTEDAFVSETPYGQLPFANIVATLNSTADRRLVLACHYDSKYYPPQWHGREFQGATDSAVPCAMMLELARALDEELKAHKSTSPDLTLQLLFFDGEEALFQWTSTDSLYGSRHLAEKMEVTPHPAGATDTNQLHAIDLFVLLDLIGGPGPRFYNQFPSTVHWLSRLQSIETRLHSMNQLVDHPDSVHYFWPNQPVGHIQDDHIPFLSRGVPVLHLIPSPFPSVWHTFDDNEQNLDRSTIQNLNKIMQLFVLEYLDAKPAVPSNPQNAP